The Desulfovibrio intestinalis DNA segment CGTGGCAAGGTGGGAGTGGCTGCGGGCGCATAGAAGAATGGCGTCGCTTTTATGAAACCATTTGTACCCTGCGGATACGACGTCTTTCCTTCTCTTTATTTCTGCCGCCTGCGCGGCGTGCGGCAGAAGGGGCCTGTTAGGGGCTGCCGCCCCTTCGAGGCCCCCTCTGCACTCCCCCCGAACAACCCCGCTGGGCTTTCGTATCTCTCCACTCCCACGGGGTAGCCTTCAAGGGCTTTCCAAATTCTATCATTTCCCGAGGGCTGCGCGGCTTTTACTTCGGGAGCTTCCTCGCTTCGCTCGGCGATCTCCCTTCGCACCGCGCAATGCCATCGGGCGCTTTCGCGTTGCATATCAGCTTTGAGCATCTGGACGCTTGGGGTTGATGTTGCAAGCTGAGAGAAGAGGCCAATAATGTTTATTGCGTAAAGAATGACCTCGGCACGCGCTGTTTCTCAGACAAGGAACAGGCCATTGCCGGGGGCGGCGTCATAAAGAACCGAAGCCGACACGTCGGCGAGGTTCGTGCGTAGCCGCTCCCCCAAAAGATACTTGGCGGTCGAGGTCGAACAGGGGGTGCTTCGGGGGGATGCAAGGGGGGCCCAAACAACATAAGCAAAAAGCCCCCGTGCCCGCAGGGCACAACACGCGTATCTCAATGGCTAGCCCCAAACTTTCGTGCCACGCCAATCAGACGCTCCAGTCCCCCCATACAACGCCAAAGCGCCCTATGGCATTGCGCGGCGCGTAGGGAGATCGCCCGACCAAGGGGAGGGAAGCTCCCGCAGCAATCGCCGCGCAGCCCTCGAAGAATGGTGGAATTGGGAAAGCCCTTGAAGGCTCACTCGTAGAAATGGAGATATATGGAAAACCCAGCGGGGTCGTCCGGGGGGAGTGCAGAGGGGGACTCGGAGGGGCGGCAGCCCCTAACAGGCCCCCTCGCCGCCCGCTGCATAGGCGGCCCAAACAACATAAGCAAAAAAGCCCCCGTGCCCGCAGGGCACAAAAGGCTTTATAAAGGCGACTTTATTCTTTTCCAGCCCCGGCTGTCCCCACCACGAAAGCCTTCAATGAAGAATCCGCACGTTAAAAATCGAGCGTGATTTTCTCGCGTCCCACGGCGATACGGTTTTTCTTAAAACCGTAGCTGCGGGCATAGCGGGCCAGTTCTTCGAAATGAGAGACGGTTTCACTGACGGCGTGGGCATCGGAACCAAAGCTGATGGCCAAACCAAGATCAGCGGCGATCCGCATGATGGCAGGGCCGGGGTACGGTTCGTTGAAGGTTTTGCGCAGTCCGGCAGAGGAAACTTCCATTGCCGTATCAGAATCGCGCATGGCGGCAAGTGCCCTGGCGATGAGATCAAGACTGCCGGGCTGTTTCAGCCACGCCTGAAAGTCGTCGTAGCAGCAGACCTTGATGAAATCGGGGTGGGCAACCACGTCCACCAATCCGCTGGAAGCAAGCCGGGCCATTTCTTCATAATAGGCGGTAAAACGCGCAAAACGCTGCGGCTGAGTAAAATCAGCCGCCCAGCTGCGGGGCGACCCCACAGGCACGTCATGCACAAAATGCAGACCGCCAATCACATAGTCAAAGGGATAGAGGCCCAGAATGTTTTTCATCCAAGCCATATTGACAGGCAGCCAGTCCAGCTCCATGCCGAGCAGCACCTGAGGGCTGCCGGAAGGCACGTTTTGCTTGAGAGCCAGCACCGCCTCTACATAGGCGGGAAAGGTAACGCTGAGATCGCCGGTATACAACGGGCAGGCATAGCCGGGAGGCAGGGGTGAATGCTCTGAAAGGCCGTACCAGTCAAGCTGGCTGCCCCTGGCTGCCTCGTACATGTCGGCAACAGTGTCGCGCCCGTGAGCAGCCAGGGTGTGATTATGCAGATCCGCGCGTATCATGCCTCACTCATACTCCCAAGTTGAAGCAAAGGCCACCCTGCAAAGACTGGAGCATTTTACCCTTAACAAGTTGAAATACCCTGAGGCTGCACAAGAGTGCAGCGCGGCGTGGACTCTGCCGAAAAGCGGTTTTCGGCAGAATGGCAACATTGAAATGCAGTGCATTTCAATGTTGCTCGACTCTAAAGACGAATAAAGGCCGCCAGAATGCGCCGCGCGTGGTCGACGTCAGCCGCGATCTGTTCTTTGAGGGCATCCACGGAGTCAAAGCGCTTTTCTCCCCGCAGGTGTTCCACAAAATCCAGCCGCATGGCCTGACCGTAAAAATCCCGCCCGCCTTCAAGCAGGAAGGTTTCTACAGTAAGCTCGTTGTCGCCGAAGGTGGGTTTGCGCCCGATGCAGGTAACGGCGGGCCATGTATGGCCGTCTGCGCCTGCGGGGGTTGCGAGCGTGGCATAG contains these protein-coding regions:
- a CDS encoding histidinol-phosphatase, producing the protein MIRADLHNHTLAAHGRDTVADMYEAARGSQLDWYGLSEHSPLPPGYACPLYTGDLSVTFPAYVEAVLALKQNVPSGSPQVLLGMELDWLPVNMAWMKNILGLYPFDYVIGGLHFVHDVPVGSPRSWAADFTQPQRFARFTAYYEEMARLASSGLVDVVAHPDFIKVCCYDDFQAWLKQPGSLDLIARALAAMRDSDTAMEVSSAGLRKTFNEPYPGPAIMRIAADLGLAISFGSDAHAVSETVSHFEELARYARSYGFKKNRIAVGREKITLDF